The following coding sequences lie in one Plasmodium sp. gorilla clade G2 genome assembly, chromosome: 11 genomic window:
- a CDS encoding 40S ribosomal protein S18, putative yields the protein MSLQVIDNNDFQHILRILNTNVDGKEKVIIALTAIKGIGKRMATVICKQANVDPTKRAGELTTEEIDNIVHIMSTPTQFKIPDWFLNRRKDLKEGKNIHVIANQLDSYLREDLERMKKIRLHRGLRHHWGLRVRGQHTKTTGRRGRTVGVAKKKGA from the exons ATGTCACTTCAAGTaatagataataatgattttcaacatatattaagaattttaaatacaaatgtagatggaaaagaaaaagtaaTTATTGCCTTAACAGCTATTAAAGGTATTGGAAAGAGAATGGCAACTGTTATATGTAAACAAGCAAATGTTGACCCTACTAAAAGAGCTGGAGAATTAACTACTGAAGAAATAgataat ATCGTACATATTATGAGTACTCCTACCCAATTTAAAATACCTGATTGGTTTTTAAACAGGAGAAAGGATTTGaaagaaggaaaaaatattcatgtTATTGCTAACCAACTTGATTCATACTTACGTGAAGATTTAGAaagaatgaagaaaattAGATTACACAGAGGTTTACGTCACCACTGGGGATTAAGAGTTCGTGGTCAACACACCAAAACTACTGGTAGAAGAGGAAGAACTGTTGGTGTTGCTAAAAAGAAAGGAGCATAA
- a CDS encoding autophagy-related protein 7, putative: protein MKKKIEEENKSSYILKHNNNEFKIDISYFTQLHEQKINIYKLESNYVNLYSSTYLKKIKLGYKYNVLKTYLIEFTHPFIHVRTIEINKKSFLKYENFHNEKEINNIETNDCIKTIQSSSDDIINDENKNIDKIPYIMNNYRNNYIGCLLNFNTLEEFLKCNKDDHINYTLKNLKSYINNEKNDIDYKDMNLYIDNNIYDDNFWAYKENCSNVLEKINKYLILSFLDLKKYICYYSIANPIIKPKDNYYKLTKNSTRYFFYIDSKYIYINTENRQINIIDLFYLSYKIDDYFNNYKMFLNMNIFLLLKFDNTPLHKMNNKEYYDEYINKFYSNINCQEHEKSKKEFYQINSFYKLFEYLKSDDTSQNDYHHKEYNSFDNNNNSNSNNNNYSMLHKNYDMVILPINALSELKDDIKNSKDKILRYIKKDFFDLYICFIDINYIFNSLSWDFRNLLYCLTLKYELYNFQIDILAFRDISLLREQFVCTFKSEEGFIWRYPNVVTKMENTKKKKKNHNGDNNDNINEDNYMDKSKDINSDIHKNISSDKNNSFQYNHINNCLSHHDVSFSPVSKICKVNYNIINNYNNDWRDDLTNVCSYDNIEHSSSQEENNMNVNNTYIKDNKNVKYNNNNTCPNHLIKYVLNSSLFQVKVPDKIHFIYDKEANYMNTYLDDKKEDSLNKQDIDILQKNDDTCDKNNCINACKSLRSSLNIRKEDNNYITEWMYKNEENKNIIKNYNKLYYDNKVYNILCGWKYFEEKKKQKKSIICIINLNDFINKDTIQRISLELNIKLIKWKILKDLKFENIKKLKILIIGLGTLGCMVARNCVSWGIQNYTFIDNSRVSFSNISRQYLYTLEDAEKYGKIGEYKCVAAKKNLLKICPDLNIRTKVMDIPMPGHLNYLNENLEDTINELDDLIHNHDVVFLLTDSKESRYFPCLMIAEKQYNSLKELQKGVNNGDNINSNSNINSNNNNNNNNINRNNNNCNILLCEEENIITHEYIKNPECRKNMDNPFNDIFSLYEQNSNIYKSFNNINMYDTYNENFYNNILKSVKTLCKMPPLGITVAISFDSFVVLRHSYLYFKGACYFCNDMHSPSDSLSYRTLDEKCTVTRSGVSNISSSIATELLLALTQHPLYFFAPHIDKDQYIYNYDNDINQQKKSDISNVFTSCLGATPHIINFNLANFNMKKLFCEPFEKCMCCSEKVILKYQEDKMDFIRNVIRDSSILERITDMNQLKVEENDVIIFE, encoded by the exons atgaaaaaaaaaatcgaaGAGGAGAATAAAAGTTCTTACATATTAAAACACAATAACAATGAGTTCAAAATAGACATTTCTTATTTTACTCAATTACacgaacaaaaaataaatatatataagctaGAAAGTAATTATGTTAATTTATATTCGAGTACTtatttgaagaaaataaaattaggttataaatataatgtattaaaGACATATTTGATAGAGTTTACACATCCTTTTATTCATGTAAGAACAatagaaattaataaaaaatcttttttaaaatatgaaaattttcataatgaaaaggaaataaataatattgaaacAAATGATTGTATTAAAACAATACAGAGTAGTAgtgatgatataataaatgatgagaataaaaatattgataaaataccctatataatgaataattatagaaataattatattggttgtttattaaattttaatacattagaagaatttttaaaatgtaataaagatgatcatataaattatacattaaaaaatttaaaaagttatataaataatgaaaaaaatgatatagattataaagatatgaatttatatattgataacaatatttatgatgataatttttgggcttataaagaaaattgtTCAAATGTTTTAgaaaagataaataaatatttaatacttAGTTTTTtggatttaaaaaaatatatatgttattatagtATAGCAAATCCTATTATAAAACCAaaagataattattataaattgaCAAAAAATAGTACAAggtattttttctatatagattcaaaatatatttatataaatactgAAAATAGACAAATCAATATTAtagatttattttatctatcTTATAAAATAGatgattattttaataattataaaatgtttcttaatatgaatatattcttattactCAAATTTGATAATACTCCTCttcataaaatgaataataaagaatattatgatgaatatatcaataaattttattctaATATAAATTGTCAAGAACatgaaaaatcaaaaaaagaattttatcaaataaatagtttttataaattatttgaatatttaaaaagtgATGATACATCACAAAATGATTATCACCACAAagaatataattcatttgataataataataatagtaatagtaataataataactattCAATGctacataaaaattatgatatggTCATATTACCTATTAATGCACTATCTGAATTaaaagatgatataaaaaattcaaaagataaaattttaagatatattaaaaaagacttttttgatttatatatatgttttattgatataaattatatattcaattcTTTGTCTTGGGATTTtagaaatttattatattgtttaaCTCTAAAATATGAATTGTATAATTTTCAAATAGATATATTGGCTTTTAGAGATATCTCTTTATTGAGAGAACAGTTTGTTTGCACCTTCAAATCTGAAGAGGGATTTATTTGGCGCTATCCAAATGTAGTCACAAAAAtggaaaatacaaaaaaaaaaaaaaaaaatcacaatggtgataataatgataatattaatgaggATAATTATATGGATAAATCTAAAGACATTAATAgtgatatacataaaaatattagtagtgataagaataattcttttcaatataatcatattaataattgcTTGTCTCATCATGATGTATCTTTTTCTCCTGTTTCAAAAATATGCAAagttaattataatattattaacaatTATAACAATGACTGGAGAGATGATCTTACAAATGTATGttcatatgataatatagaaCACTCATCTAGtcaagaagaaaataatatgaacgtTAATAATACTTACATaaaggataataaaaatgttaaatacaacaataataatacatgtCCTAATCATCTAATTAAGTACGTTTTaaattcttcattatttcaGGTAAAAGTTCCAGATAAAATTCACTTTATTTATGACAAGGAAGCCAATTATATGAACACATATTTAGATGACAAAAAAGAGGATTCATTGAATAAACAAGATATAGacatattacaaaaaaatgatgacacatgtgataaaaataattgtatAAATGCATGTAAAAGTTTAAGATCTAgtttaaatataagaaaagaagataataattatataacagAATGGatgtataaaaatgaagaaaataaaaatataataaagaattataataaattatattatgataataaagtgtataatatattatgtggatggaaatattttgaagagaagaaaaaacagaaaaaaagtattatatgtattataaatttaaatgattttataaataaagatacgATTCAAAGGATTTCGTtagaattaaatataaaactaaTAAAATGGAAGATATTAAAAGATTTaaaatttgaaaatataaaaaaattaaaaatattaatcataGGATTAGGAACCTTAGGTTGTATGGTAGCTCGTAATTGTGTATCATGGGGAATACAAAATTATACGTTTATTGACAATTCGCGTGTGTCTTTTTCTAATATTAGTagacaatatttatataccttAGAAGATGCAGAGAAATATGGTAAGATAGGTGAATACAAATGTGTAGCAGCGAAAAAAAACTTATTAAAGATTTGTCCAgatttaaatataagaaCAAAGGTAATGGATATACCTATGCCTGgtcatttaaattatttgaatgAAAATCTGGAGGATACAATAAATGAATTGGATGATTTAATTCATAATCATGATGTcgtatttttattaactgATTCGAAGGAGTCACGATATTTTCCGTGTTTAATGATAGCAGAAAAGCAATATAATTCTTTGAAAGAATTACAGAAGGGGGTAAATAATGGTGATAATATTAacagtaatagtaatattaatagtaataataataacaataataataatattaatcgtaataataataattgtaatattttattatgtgaagaagaaaatatcattacacatgaatatataaaaaatccagaatgtagaaaaaatatggataatccatttaatgatatattttccttatatgaacaaaatagtaatatatataaatcatttaataatataaatatgtatgatacatataatgaaaatttttataataatatacttaAAAGTGTAAAAACGTTATGTAAGATGCCTCCTCTAGGAATTACAGTAGCAATAAGTTTTGATTCTTTTGTTGTTTTAAGacattcatatttatattttaaaggtGCATGTTATTTTTGTAATGATATGCATTCTCCTTCAGATTCTTTATCTTATAGAACCCTCGATGAAAAATGTACAGTCACTCGATCTGGTGTAAGTAATATAAGTAGTAGTATAGCTacagaattattattagcCTTAACACAACATcctctatatttttttgctCCACATATAGACAAagatcaatatatatataattatgataatgacATTaatcaacaaaaaaaatcagACATTTCTAATGTATTCACTTCATGTTTAGGTGCTACACcacatataattaattttaatttagcaaattttaatatgaaaaaattattctgTGAACCATTCGAAAAATGCATGTGTTGTTCAGAAAAGGTGATACTAAAATATCAGGAGGATAAAATGGATTTCATTCGAAAt gTTATTAGGGATAGTTCCATTTTAGAAAGAATCACAGATATGAATCAACTGAAAGTTGAAGAGAATGATGTTATAATATTcgaatga
- a CDS encoding large ribosomal subunit processing factor, putative, whose amino-acid sequence MNFTSPPSNDPIKKIQNLLNNSLHSIMDVVSNLSYKGEPKELVLEESNLSDYSYYTYLLKEEENKDKRELTDNIEDEKNVTINKTEEENNYFIKPYFEEPLKNEILDRVERMNLILNMIDESIDELPDSIMNEEEKCNEIKKLQRKKDEAKEELKNLYKDYDALYNYVTDHLRYYAINMK is encoded by the exons ATGAATTTTACTTCTCCACCGAGCAATGACCCTATAAAAAAGATCCAGAATTTATTGAATAATTCTTTGCATTCAATAATG GATGTTGTAAgtaatttatcatataaaggTGAACCGAAAGAACTAGTTCTTGAAGAATCTAATTTAAGTGACTATtcttattatacatatttattaaaagaagaagaaaataaagacaAAAGAGAATTAACAGATAATAtagaagatgaaaaaaatgtgacaataaataaaactgaagaagaaaataattattttattaaaccaTATTTTGAAGAAccattaaaaaatgaaatattagaTAGGGTGGAACGAATGAATTTAATTTTGAATATGATAGATGAATCAATTGATGAGCTTCCAGATTCTATAATGAATGAg gaagaaaaatgtaatgaaattaaaaaactgcaaagaaaaaaagatgaaGCAAAAGAGGAATtaaagaatttatataaagattATGATGctctatataattatgttacAGACCACCTAAGATATTATGCTATAAACATGAAATAA
- a CDS encoding DnaJ protein, putative, translating to MDFRNNKNNNDSNNVIIINDEINSDISLESCEEEVDNYDQYCDNFLKHKSANTNINVNHNYNDNLKNKNNNIIIDLTLSDNSNKDFVEHENVKKNSVDNLREGNNPSNISVSNKEFINCYNNDKVKNIKDNEKQIEQNNAENEGSQKKNYIHINNTSFMNISCNEKNKNEIINEFKINTNDNINNNTHFVHTIEEDTLHSNKDINFNYNKNNCINFLYNKRNYEQMMENNIRTDKNKKHIIIENAKTTNITSPCINLEDINEHEHLNQTPQKIKKKNYYYNNSHNNVIDLDKENEETKNYCFYKNDHSSSNKNRKKNSPNHTNPLKNNMFRNILFNKKFKIEDLYYIKLKYDDLTNIEKKEEENVKNFYNKYYKCSFYVDKNIENICLKKYDICNYCKNCLKFLKFLIIHGNKYKGNLINIFFIYSDIQQLIFTYKCEKKHLFNISLFHVIHNLWCPHDFCLFQCKGSYNKNYATEFFRLKELDSMEKQKRLFLQAKVFCLFNSYGTLPVNNKNVESECTNDIDRIIKNANNPWEVLQMNMYTKLDISDKTELKKMARKNYHKLALKVHPDKNKNDNASLAMNILTNSMQSIMSI from the exons atggatttTCGtaacaacaaaaataataatgattcaaacaatgtaattataataaacgATGAAATAAATTCTGATATTTCATTAGAAAGTTGTGAAGAGGAGGTTGATAATTATGATCAATATtgtgataattttttaaaacataaaagtgctaatacaaatataaatgttaacCATAACTATAacgataatttaaaaaataaaaacaataatattatcatagaTCTAACATTAAGtgataattcaaataaagaTTTTGTAGAACatgaaaatgtaaaaaaaaattcggTGGATAATTTAAGAGAAGGTAATAATCCTTCAAATATTTCGGTATCTAATAAAGAGTTTATtaattgttataataatgataaagtaaaaaatattaaagataatgaaaaacaaattgaacaaaataatgcAGAGAATGAAGGaagtcaaaaaaaaaattatatacatataaataatacatcctttatgaatatatcatgtaatgaaaaaaataaaaatgaaataattaatgaatttaaaataaatacaaatgataatattaataataatacacatTTCGTACATACAATAGAAGAAGATACCCTACATTcaaataaagatattaattttaactataataaaaacaattgtattaatttcttatataataaaagaaattatgaacaaatgatggaaaataatataagaactgataaaaataaaaagcatATAATTATAGAAAATGCCAAGACAACAAATATTACTAGTCCGTGTATTAATTTagaagatataaatgaacatGAACATTTAAATCAAACTccacaaaaaataaaaaaaaaaaattattattataacaacagtcataataatgtaatagatttagataaagaaaatgaagaaacaaaaaattattgttTCTATAAAAATGATCATTCATCAAGTAATaagaatagaaaaaaaaatagtccAAATCATACTAatcctttaaaaaataatatgtttagaaatatattatttaataaaaaatttaagatAGAAGacttgtattatataaaattaaaatatgatgatttaacaaatatagaaaaaaaagaagaagaaaatgttaaaaacttttataataaatattataaatgttcATTTTAtgtagataaaaatatagagaatatatgtttaaaaaaatatgatatatgtaACTATTGTAAAAAttgtttaaaatttttaaaatttttaataattcatggaaataaatataaaggaaatttaatcaatattttctttatatattctgATATTCAACAacttatatttacatataaatgtgaaaaaaaacatttattcaatatttcattatttcatGTCATACACAATTTATGGTGTCCTCATGATTTCTGCCTTTTTCAATGTAAAGGTAGTTACAACAAAAACTATGCTACCGAATTTTTTCGTTTAAAAGAATTGGATAGTATGGAAAAGCAAAAAAGATTATTCCTACAGGCAAAAGTATTTTGTCTATTTAATTCATACggaa cttTGCCAGTGAACAACAAAAACGTCGAATCGGAGTGCACCAACGATA ttGACAGGATTATAAAGAATGCAAATAATCCGTGGGAAGTGCTTcag aTGAACATGTATACCAAACTGGATATCTCAGATAAAACggaattgaaaaaaatggcaagaaaaaattatcataagTTGGCATTAAAAGTTCACCccgataaaaataaaaatgataat gcATCCTTGGCGATGAACATTTTAACCAACTCAATGCAAAGCATAATGTCAATATAA